The genomic stretch CTCCGGTCCCATCTCCATCAAGATACAGTTCATCACCGGACGCAAATCATCATTTGCCGTGGCGAAAACCGTACGGGTGATTCCCTCCAACAGCATACCGCAATTCGTTGCAATCGTGTTCACACTCTCGTCCATTCCGGATTGTACCGGGTAATCCTCGGCACTCTCTCCCGGCACGGAAAACTCTCCCTTGTCCGAGATAATCTTCACCTCGTTCGTCCCCGTGTTAATATCAAACGTCAAGGGTTGTTCCGGGAACTCTTTCAGAATATCCAACAACAACTTCGCCGGGATCGTGATACTTCCCGGGGTTTCCAGGTTATCCAACTCGATCTTGGCCTCCATGGTTGTTTCCTTGTCAGATGCCGTGGCGTACAACGTATCGTCCTTGGCTACCAACAAAATATTATCCAGAATCGGTTGTGCAGGTTTTCCACTAATCACCTTACTCACGGCCTGCAACCGCATCAAAAAACTACTACTTGATACAACGAATTTCATATCTGCTCTTTATAATTTTTATCCATTTATCGTATTTTCCACCTCTTCCACGGTGATCGGCGCCCGATGGTCACCCATACATTTACACCCGTTCTCCGTGATCAAAATATCATCTTCCAGACGGATACCACCGAAGTCCTTGTACGTCTCGATCTTGTCATATACCAAGAAGTCCTTGTGCAATCCCTGTTCTTTCCACTGGTCGATCAAAGCGGGAATGAAATAACAACCCGGCTCGTCGGTAACCACGAATCCCGGTTGTAACTTACGTCCCATACGCAAGGAAGAAGTACCGAACTGGTCAATCGGACGAGTCTCGTCATCATACCCCACGTAAATTTGTCCCAAATCCTCCATGTCATGCACGTCGAGTCCCATCATGTGACCCAACCCGTGAGGCATGAACAAAGCATGAGTCCCGGCAGCCACCGCAGCATTCACGTCGCCTTTCATCAAGCCAAGGTCTTTCAACCCTTGAGCCAAAACCTTGCAAACTTCCAGATGCACGTACTGGTACGTTACTCCCGGACGAGCAATCTCCATCGCTTTATTATTACAATCCAATACTATATTATATACATCTTTCTGACGTTGATCAAAACGCCCTCCCACGGGAACCGTACGGGTAAAATCGGAACAATAACACATATTATTCTCCGCCCCGGCATCCGTCAACATCATGCGTCCCACGGTCAACGTCTTACTATGATCGTGATTATGCAACGTCTCGCCATTCTGGGAAAGGATCACGGGGAAAGAAACCATACTTCCGTAAGAGGCCGCAATTCCCTCAATCAACCCGGCAATATATTGCTCTTTCTGTCCCGGTAATGCGTGTTTCATTGCTGCCACGTGCATCTCGTAACCTATGTTACAAGCCAAGTTAATTTGCTCGATCTCGCAAGCCTCCTTCACGGAACGCAATGCCACCACGGCCTTGATCAATTCCAAAGAAGAATAATTCTTGATCAGCGAGTGATGAATACCCAACAAATCCTCCAACAATAACATGTTGTGATAACGATAAGGCGGTAAGAAATGAATCTTGCGTCCATGGCTGATGGCCTCTTTCAAAGCCCCGGCCAATTTACCGAAAGGAGCGGAACAAGTCACACCCACGCTGGCAGCCAAATCCTTCACGCTCGGTTGTGGTCCCATCCAAATAATATCGTCCATGTCCACGTCGTTCCCGTACAGACAAACGTCCCCGGAATCCACGTCCATCAACCCGGCAAACCCGGGCATGTTCAAACCAAAGAAATAAAGGAAAGAACTATCCTGACGGAATTTATACGTGTTAGACGGATAATTTGCAGGAGCTTCCTCATTACCCAGTATCAATACCAAGCCGCCACTCATCTTGTCGATAAGTTGCTTTCTTCTATTTACATACACGCTTTTATCAAACATATTTATTATTTATTTAATGATTAATTTTCCTTGTCAAAATGAGTTGACAAGGTATAAATTTTTTTTCAATGTAACAATTCAAAAATCCATTTTAATCCGGAAAACCGATGCCCCGTTCAGACTCCCCCATGGTTATACAACCGTTATCCCACAGTTTTATATTCCTAATAATCTCCCGCACCCTATCATGTCACCCCTCCCCGCCTTTTCCGGTATATTGGCAAAGGACAATGAAAGGGCGATAAAAGTGATGAAAGGACCCTAGGAGATTATTACTCTAGTAAAAGGCTGGCTTTACCCCGGCTTTAGGCTATGTCAATTTATCATTCTCCTAGCACTTTCCTGATAGTTCATTTAGACCACGAAGCATTCATCCTGCATTTATAGAGCATTCAACTTCGATAAAATAGATCTTTGATAAGATTATACTTGCAAGTAAGGCATATCATGTAGTATATTAGCTAACCGGGAAGATGTATTCACATTATTATATATGGCTTCGCAACCATAGTTCAAGGGTTTCCCAAGGTATATGATATATCTTTCCGAAAAAAAATTAAAAATCGACTCACCCGGTTTTCACCCTCATCCGTATTCAAAGTGAAAATTGGATATTCTACAAAAAATAAACGGAACGAAAAGATGGAAAAAGATATTTTATCGAAACTAGAAGTTGCCCGCCTCATCGCTCTCCAGCGTTTGGGAATCCTGCCCAAATCAGAAGAACGGAGACTTTCCGCATGGGTGGAAAGAGACGAAAAAAACAAGGCCTTTTATGAACAATTACGCCAAAAATCATTCGACGAAAATGCGACTTCACCATCCACGGCAGAAGGTTGGAATCTATTCGAGAAAAAATATCGTACCGGGGGAAAGGCTCCCCGGCCATTCCAACGTACCCTCTACCGTATGGTGGCAAGCGCCGCCGTGTTAGTTCTTGCCATAACAGGGACATACTACTATCTTACACAACCGAACGAAGAAATAATCTCCTCTCCCCAACCTGTTTCTGCCGTGCAACTTGTACTGGAAAACGGAAATAAAATCACGCTGGATGACCCACAATCTTTCGTGCTGGCTTTAAATAACAATGTTGCCTTACATGCAGAAAAACAGAAAATCGACTATGCAACCACAAAAAAAGAAACAGTTGAAATTGATGAAATATACCACACGATTATCGTTCCCAAATACGGGGAATACACCGTCCGTCTTTCCGACAATACAACCGTGAAACTCAATTCCGAAAGTACACTGACCTATCCCGTTCAATTCAAGGGGAAAGAACGAAAAATCCGCCTGACGGGAGAAGCCTATCTGGAGGTGACACCCAACACCACCCGCCATTTCATCGTTGAGGCCGCAGGCACCACGGTCACCGTGTTGGGAACCACGTTCAACGTGAACACCTCCGCTCCCGACGGAAATGTAGCAACTACCCTCGTGAACGGGAAAGTGGAAGTAGGCAATGGCCTAACAACGACAATCATTTCCCCCGGCCTGCAAGCCGTCACCACATCGGGAAACGCCCGCATCGATGTAAGAAAGGTGGACACGAATGTTGTCACAGCATGGGTACGAGACATGTTCTATTTCGACGAGAAACCTCTCGGAGAAATCATGCAGGAATTATCGCACTGGTACGAATTCAACGTCGTTTTCGAAAAAGAAAGTCTAAAACAACGGAAATTCACTATCGAAACATCTCGTTACGAAAATATCGATCAAGTACTGAAATTGATTGAAGAGACGCACGTGGTCACGTGCAGAAAGGAGGGAAAAACCATATACATCCAGTAATCTCAAAATTAAAAACGGGACATGTTGGCAGCACGTCCCATCGCTATAATTCGTGAACCACACTCCCCGGTCAAAGTGAGTGTAAGTACAAATCAGTAAAACAAAATTATGAAAAAAGATTGTTTTATTCATGCTTGTGCGCGTGAAAAATTAAAAAAACTACTGTTAGTTATGAAATTAAGTAGCTTATTGATGCTATTATTCTGCATGAACCTATCAGCCAGAATCCACGCCCAAGAGGCCAAATTCTCGGTAGTCGTGGAGAATAGCAATATCCGGGAAATCATCCGGATCATAAAACAGCAGAGCGATTACACGTTTGTCTATAACGTGGAAGAATTGGACCATATCGGGTCAATCACCATGAACGTGAAAGATTCCGACGTGAGAACCATTCTCGACGCTTGCCTAAAGAATAGCGGGTACACCTATTCCATTCTCGACAAGGTGATCGTCATTCGCAAAGCCGAACTTCAACAACAAGAACAGATCAAAAAAATACGGGGAACCGTCACGGATAAAAAGAAAGCTCCCCTACCCGGCGTAACCGTGCTGATCAAGGGTACAAGCATCGGTGTCGCCACGGACATGAACGGAAAGTTCGAAATGATACAACCCAAAGACTCCAACATCGTACTAATCATTTCTTTTATCGGGATGAAAACCATAACCATCCCTTACAAGGGCCAAGATTTGACCGTCGTCATGGAAGAAGATTCCCAAAAAATGGACGAAGTGGTTGTCACTGGTTATCAAGTTGTCGACCGTCGAAAAAACACAAGTGCCGTCACTTCCGTAAAAATGGAGGATATAATGATTCCCGGGGCATCATCGGTCGACCAAATGTTGCAGGGACAAATCCCCGACATGATGTTCATGAGCAACTCTGGAGAAGTCGGTGTTGTTCCCAAATTACGAATCCGCGGAACTTCCACGCTGATCGGTAACCGCGAACCGCTATGGGTGGTCGACGGAATCATCATTCAAGACCCGGTGGAAATATCACCGGAAGAATTGAACGATCCGGACTATATTAATCGTATCGGTAACGCCATTGCCGGGTTAAACCCGCAGGATATCGATCGTATCGACGTCTTGAAAGATGCCGCTGCCACGGCTCTATATGGAACCAAAGCTGCCAACGGAGTAATCGTAATTACCACAAAAAAAGGACACGTGGGGCGTCCCGTCGTTACCTACTCGATGAACATGACCTTACGTCAACGCCCGAGTTATAACGACAGATCGGTCAACGTGATGAATTCACAAGAACGTATGCGATTTTCCCGAGAACTGGTTGCGCAACATTATCAATTCCCGAAGGATATGTCCATGGTGGGGTATGAAGGATTAATCACAAAACTATACAATCACGAAATAGACATTCAGCAATTCGATCAGGAAGTGGCAAAACTGGAAACGGTTAACACCGACTGGTTCGATTTATTAACACGCAACAGTCTTTCACATCAACACACGATCAGTATATCCGGGGGATCGGAAGAAGCCCGTTACTATGCCTCTATCGGTTACAACCGGGATAACGACGTGATTGGGGATGATAACAACGAACGTTACACGGCAGCCCTGAACCTAGATGCGAATTTAACACCGTGGCTGACCGCTTCTTTAAGCATGAACGGAAATGTATCTTCCCGCAATTACTATCAGAACGAATTGGCTCCCATGCAATATGCTTACAAAACAACCCGGGCTCTACCAGCTTTCGATGAAAAGGGAGAATATTATTTCTATCAAAGAAAATACAATAACTATACCTACTACAACTTCAACATACTGAACGAACTGGAAAACAGTTCTTACGGACAAGAAGGTTCTGCCTTGACCGTGAATGCCAACCTACAGTTCAAATTCACGAATTGGTTGAATGCCAATGCCATCGTATCCTATTCAACCTCCCACACGACAATCGAAGGTTGGTGGGGAGAAAAAAGTTATCACGCCGCCTTACTCCGGGGTTCCGAATACGGCGTACCTCTTGAACCGGCAGAATGGGATGACTATTGGGAAAAATGGAGTGGCTCTGCCGGATATTCGGAATTACCTTATGGAGGAGAGTTAAGTCGCCAAGAAACGAACAACAATTCATACACCGTTCGTTTACAATTAAATGCCAACAAATATTTCGGAACCGAAGACCGACATAACATCAACGCCTCTGCCGGATTCGAGTTAAGTTCCACCCGTTACAAACAATACGAGAACGTGACCCGCGGATATTATAAAGACCGAGGCATGAGTTTTGTCAACAATATTAACCTGGATGATTATCCGGCTTACAAAGAGTGGTTGGCAAGCAACGTTCCTTCTCTCAGCGACCAGCTAACTAACACCATTTCGGCATACGCTTCCGTATCATACAGTTACTTTAATTACTTCACGGTCAACGTAAACGCCCGCATAGACGGTTCCAACGGTTTCGGGGACCAGAGCAACGACAAATTATTGCCCATTTGGTCTGCTTCTGCCAACTGGAATATTTCCGAACATGACTGGATGCAAACCTCTTGGATCGATTTCTTACGCCTGAAAGCATCATTCGGCTATCAAGGAAATATGTTGAGTGACCAAACCCCGGTCATGATCATCTTGAAAAAACCTCTGGACTCTTATTTCAATGAAAATATATCCAAAGTTGAGCGTTACCCAAACCCGGATTTAAAGTGGGAAACAACAAAATCCTACAACTTAGGATTAGAACTTTCCCTGTTCAAAAACAAAGTACAACTTGAAGGTTCCTATTACTGGAAACACACGGAAGACGCTTTCATGACCAAAACGATTGCATCCATGAACGGAGTGAATGGGAATTCTTACGTGGTGAATGGCGGGGATGTTGACAATAGTGGTTATAGCGTGGCTGTAACCGTGTCCCCGATCAACAATAAAGATGTAAGGTGGACCCTATCCACGTCCTTTTCAAAAACGTTCAACAAAATGCAAAGCGATCCGGATGCCAATGAATATGAATTGGACAATTTCCTTAACGGAACCGCACTCGTGAAAGGTAAACCAATCGGGACATTCTATTCTTACAAATTCCTAGGCTTGAGTTCCGTGGACGGAGCCCCCATTTTCGACGATTACGTGGACAACAAAGAAGTCCTCAGAGGTCTAAGCAAGTACGACACGTACACCCGCGTACTCGAAGCCTCCGGAAACAGGGAACCGACAATATCCGGAAGTTTAAACACGACTGTACGATGGAAAAACTTCCGATTAAGCGGTTCCTTCGCTTACAGCATGGGAAACAAGATTCGATTATTTGCCATGTATTCCCCCAAAGCCGACGCTACCATGAACGCCAACGAGATACGAGCCGAAAATAACGTCAGCAAAGATTACTTGAGACGTTGGCAAAAACCGGGAGACGAGCTTCACACCGACATTCCCGCCATTATTAGCCCGGGAAGTGACGCCTACTACAAATACTACCGCCATTGGAGTGACATGGGTTCATACTCCGATATTCAACCGATAGCCAATTCCGTGTGGAACATGTATGATTACGGGAATCACCGGGTAGTAAGCGGGAATTACTTGAAATGCTCCAATTTGAGCCTTACCTACGAATTCGGAGAACATATCCTGAATAAATTACACATGTCCCGTCTCGCTTTAACCCTGTCCGGGGCAAACCTGTTCACGATCTGTTCCAGTAGATTGAAAGGACAGACCCCGACACAAAGTGGTTTCGCCACGATACAATTAAGCGATCGCCCAAATTATTCATTAGGTTTAACTATTTCATTTTAAATCTATCGAAATATGAAAAAGATACTAAGTATATTTTGTTTAGCACTACTACTCGGAGCCTGCTCAGACTTCCTAAAAGAGTACTCACAAGACCTTTCCAAGGTGGAGAGCTACACGGATCTGGATGAACTTCTGTTGGGAGACGCTTACCTGCCGGTAGGTCGAATTACGATCGAAAACTGGATGTTTAAAAGAGAAAACTCATATTTCCAAACCGTACATTACATGTCCGACGAACTACTCAATTTCCAGTTAACCGATAATGGCGGATATCCTGGAATTCAAGAAGAAATGTTCGGCTGGCACACGTGGCAACAAGATGTCGGTTTAAATGCCGAAGGAAATTCTCGGGGTGCCGAAGATGCGGATTGGAATATCGCTTACCATAGCATCAACACATGCAATATGATCCTGGATGCCATTGATGAACAACACGCCGAAAACGAGGAACAGGAACTGGAAAAAAATCGAATTAAAGGAGAAACCCATTTCTTGAGAGCGTTATATTATTTCACGTTAGTCAACCTGTACGGGCAACCCTACTCCGAAACCAACCGCACATCTCCCGGTGTACCCCTAAAAACAACATCCTACGTGGAAGATAAAGAATACACCATGAATTCGGTTGATGAAGTGTACACGCAAGTACTGAAAGATCTTGACTCGGCGGACACCTGTCTGGTAAACACAACAATTAAAAACCACCCTTACCGCGCAGACATCACCGCCGTGTACTTACTGAAAAGCCGCATTTACCTGTACATGCAAAACTGGGAAAAAGCCCTTGAATACGCGCAAAAAGTGATGACAAAGAATAAAAGCTTACTGGATTTAAACACATTGACAACGGAAACGGGAGACGTGTTAACCAAATCATCACCGGAAACCATCTTCTCCATGGGAGGACATTTATTAGCCTCTTCCCTCATCATGAAATATGGAGAAAACTCGTGGGGAGACTGGGAAGCCTTACCTTCCTACACGATCTCGGACGATTTAGTGGCAGCTTTTGACGAAGGAGAGAATGATTTGAGAACCCAATACTACATTTTCAAAACGACACTGGGAGACGACTATTATGCGCCCTATGCCGACGGCTGGCTCTTTCGTAAAGTTCGCGGATGGGAATACGGGTACAAAGAAGTCTCAGATAATTTCCTGTTCCGTACAGCTGAAGCCTATCTGAATGCGGCTGAAGCTGCGGCTTATACGGGAGATGAAGGAACAGCCCGTAACTTGTTAAAAGAATTACGGGATTACCGCATGATTGACAGCAGACCCATCACGGAAAGCGGGGAATCCCTGGTTACCCTAATTCGTGCGGAACGTCAACGGGAACTCTGTCTTGAAGGACATCGCTGGTTTGACTTGCGTCGTTATACTGTATGCGAAAAGTACCCCTACTCGAAAACAATCACCCATTATTACACGTCATTTACATGGGATGGCCCCGAATACACGAAATCTTACGTGTTGCAAAAAAACGATCCGGCCTACACGCTAGCTCTCCCGCAAGAAGTACGGGATTTCCAAAATAGCTTGGGACCAAACAATCGACCGGTACGCACAAATACAGATGCTCCTGCCGCATCCCAAAGTAAAGCATATAACAAGGGATGTGAAGACGGCTTAAATAATTACAAGTACTAAAAATAGGAAGACCATGAAATACATTATTTTATATATCATCGTACTTGCAGGATGTTTCACGGCTTGTCAACAAGAAGACAGTTTAACACCCAGCAACATAAGTGATCTATTCGCCCCGAATCCGGAAGCTACCGATGCAGAATCCGTGTTACGACGGGAATTTTTCAACACGACAGGATGTTACCTCTTGTTTAATGACACGTTACGCCATGAATATAAAGGCGAAGATACTTTCGGTAATCCGTACTACGAAACAGAATTAATCGGTTTGGAATGGAATCTGACTTCTGCCGTCAGCACCCGCTACCTTTTCGAATACTTGAAAACACAAGAACAAAAAGAACAAGCCGCGAGTTTCTTGCAAACATACTTGATTCCCAAAATCAAAAATGTACTACCTTACTCCATTCTAGTCATCAACAAAATGGATAAATACCTTTTACCGGACGGGGGAGGAAAATATGAATACTCCGACTCCCCGCTTGTTTACTCCAACACACGTTGTACGGCATTAAATATAAGCGAACTATGGGACTTAAACGGAGAAGAGAATTTTGTTAAATTCTCCCAAGACATCTGTTGCCGGATTATTTTTGCCAGCTGGGGAGGAGACCCCGGGAATTTCTATCAAGGCAGTAAAGCTTACGACTTTCTAAAAGTTAACAACTACGACTACGAAGCTCTAAAATCCGATTATTACATTCCGGACGGTTTAGGAGATGAATACATCGAAGATTTATACTACGAAGGATTCATTGAAAATACCAGTGAACGCTATTTGCCATCTGCCACGGAAGATGCGGCAGCTTACATCAAAGCCTGCCTCACGATGACGGATGAAGAATTCCGGGCAAAATTTTCCGACTACAGGAAGGTGATCAAGAAATATGAAATTATCAAACCGCTGGTTGAAGCAACCGGCATTCAATTCTAACGAATTATGAAAAAACACCTGATATATATCTGTATACTGTGGATTGTCAGCATTTCTTGTAGTAACGATGACAATCTACCTAACATCCGCCCGTCTGCCACGGGAGAATACACGGACGCAAGAGACGGGAACACCTATCAATGGGTTCGCTTAGGAAAACAAGAATGGATGGCATCCAATTTAAAATATGGCACTCTCTATTACGAAAATGAATATGATGGTCCCTTGGCTGATGGTTACGGAGACCCTCGCCAAGTCATTGCCCACGGACTGGGCTTTGATTTCGAAGTGGATTTCAATGAACATGGAAACCTCTACACCTGGGAAGAAGCGTTAGCCGCCTGTCCGGAAGGTTGGCGTTTACCCACGGACGAAGATTGGCAGAACCTGGAAACTACCTTAGGTATGTCCGCTGTAACTGCCGCCTCGAAAGGATGGAGAGGCAAGGGAGTTGCCTCCCTGCTCCGCCAAGACGAAGGAACCGGATTAGGCCTCCAATTAGCCGGAAACGCCAGTTTATCCAGAGTTCCGGTACGCCTATTTTTGAATTTCTTGAAAGAATTCGGATATTACTGGACAGCCACGGAAGAGGAAAACAACGGCTTACAAGAAACAACCGTGTTCTACCGTAAAATATTCGGGAGCCGCACAACCGTATACCGGGATGCCGCACCTTTGAATATTTTAATGCGGGTACGTTGCGTGCGAGACGCACAAAAGGACTAAAGACCAGCAATAAGAAATGGAGAATGACAGAAAAAGATTTCTCCATTTCTCACAAAAATCGAAACGATCGTATTGTAATTCAAAATCACCATTTATGAAACATATCATACCACAACTTTTAATCCTTGGCTCCATTGTTTCCTGTAATAACAAGCCTATGGACCACTTCGTAATCCGCGGCAGTATACCGGGAGCGATGGATAGTACGGAAATCACGTTAGCCCCGCACGAAGATTACAAGGACAGAATCGAAGGTTACATTATCAACGGGAAATTCGAACTCCAAGGCAAGATGAATACTCCTGCGTATTGTCGCTTGAGTATGAATAATCAAGACATTGTCGACAAGAAAAAATTAAAAGACGAACACTTGATCAAATACACGGAAATCGGTTTCTTCGCGGAAAACGGGGAACTAACATTCCAAACACCCCATATCGACAGCCTTCCGGAATCCTTCTGGAGATATGACATTCGCAAAGAAAAGAACTACACGTTGAAAGGCTCCAAAGCACAAGACATTTTCTTCCGGTACCAACAACAAACCATTCCTTTGCGCCATGAGATCCGGACACTTGAGCGGACTTATTCGGAAAACGGACGTATAGAAGACTTCAAAACATTACAGGAACAACAAAGTAAATTAGAAAACCTGACCAAAGCATTCATTCAAGAGAACCGGAATCTTGCCGTGAATCTTCATCTGGTGGAACAACTGAAAAAAGAACCGTTCACATATGATCAAGCCTATTTGGATGAATTGGGCGAACTATTCATCTCTTATCAAGATACCTGCGCTGGACTGCAACAATTCCGTCAATACCTGCAACAAGCCCGTGCTTACGTGCAAGGGAAAGCATTACAAGAAGGGGAAATAATTACACCCGACGGGGAAAAGACATCGCTTCTCTCCCAATTGAAAAAAGACCGTTACACGGTAATTGATTTTTGGGCTTCCTGGTGTGGACCCTGCCGTGCCAGCTTCCCTCACTTACGGGAAATGTACCAAAAATACGGGGAAAAAGTGACTTTTATCAGCCTGTCGGTAGATAAAAATGAAAAAGACTGGCAAAAAGCTCTCGGGGAAGAAAAATTACCTTGGAACCAATATCTTGCAACCCCGGAACTAATAAAAACCACCCATAAAGACTATGATCTGACGAGTATACCGACTTTTCTGGTTATTGACCCGGAAGGCAAAATCATATTTTCCGGACACAGCAGTGGGGAACTTGAAACAACACTAGCAGCAAAATGTAACATTTAAAACCAAGACCGAAATGAAAACAATATATCTACTAATTACTTGCCTTTTAATTCAATGGGGAGTGTTCGCGCAGGAAGGAGTCAACTTTCGCGACTTAACATTCAACGAAGCATTGGCACAAGCCAAAGCCGAGAAGAAAATGGTATTCATGGATTGCTACACCTCTTGGTGCGGGCCATGCAAAAACATGACCAACAACGTGTTCCCACAAAAAGCGGCAGGCGACTATTTCAACCCTCGTTTCGTCTGTGTAAATATGACATGGAAAAAGGAGAAGGTAAAGAATTAGCCGACAAATTCGAGGTACACGCTTACCCGACTTTCATCGTCTTTCGACCTGACGGAACTATACAACATCGAGTAGTAGGTAGTGACAATCTGGAAACTTTCATCCAACGTATAGAGAGAGGACTAAACAAAAAAACATCCCTCCCCTATCTAAACGAACGGTACGAAAAAGGCAAAATGAACAAACAGGAATTAATGACTTACAAGGAAATATTATCCGAAGCCGGGGAAGACGAAAAAGCCGGAAAAGTGTACAAAGAACTGCTTCCTCGCCTAACCTCCAAAGACAAGGTGCAAAAGGAATTCTGGCCGATCTATGAAGACGAGAGTTGCGTGATCGGTTCCCCTGAATTCGATTTTTTACTGGCAAACCTACCTGCCATACGAAAAAATTCAGGTACGGAAAAAGTTGACAAATACCTGTTCCATAAATATGTTAAAATACTGGAAGACTACATTCTTGGTTATCAAAAAGAAGATGCCGTTCCGGTAAGCCTGTTAAAACAACAAATCCCGGGATTAAACATCAAGCAACAGAAAACGTTAAACACCATGCTA from Butyricimonas virosa encodes the following:
- a CDS encoding fibrobacter succinogenes major paralogous domain-containing protein, whose protein sequence is MKKHLIYICILWIVSISCSNDDNLPNIRPSATGEYTDARDGNTYQWVRLGKQEWMASNLKYGTLYYENEYDGPLADGYGDPRQVIAHGLGFDFEVDFNEHGNLYTWEEALAACPEGWRLPTDEDWQNLETTLGMSAVTAASKGWRGKGVASLLRQDEGTGLGLQLAGNASLSRVPVRLFLNFLKEFGYYWTATEEENNGLQETTVFYRKIFGSRTTVYRDAAPLNILMRVRCVRDAQKD
- a CDS encoding RagB/SusD family nutrient uptake outer membrane protein, with product MKKILSIFCLALLLGACSDFLKEYSQDLSKVESYTDLDELLLGDAYLPVGRITIENWMFKRENSYFQTVHYMSDELLNFQLTDNGGYPGIQEEMFGWHTWQQDVGLNAEGNSRGAEDADWNIAYHSINTCNMILDAIDEQHAENEEQELEKNRIKGETHFLRALYYFTLVNLYGQPYSETNRTSPGVPLKTTSYVEDKEYTMNSVDEVYTQVLKDLDSADTCLVNTTIKNHPYRADITAVYLLKSRIYLYMQNWEKALEYAQKVMTKNKSLLDLNTLTTETGDVLTKSSPETIFSMGGHLLASSLIMKYGENSWGDWEALPSYTISDDLVAAFDEGENDLRTQYYIFKTTLGDDYYAPYADGWLFRKVRGWEYGYKEVSDNFLFRTAEAYLNAAEAAAYTGDEGTARNLLKELRDYRMIDSRPITESGESLVTLIRAERQRELCLEGHRWFDLRRYTVCEKYPYSKTITHYYTSFTWDGPEYTKSYVLQKNDPAYTLALPQEVRDFQNSLGPNNRPVRTNTDAPAASQSKAYNKGCEDGLNNYKY
- a CDS encoding aminopeptidase P family protein, with product MFDKSVYVNRRKQLIDKMSGGLVLILGNEEAPANYPSNTYKFRQDSSFLYFFGLNMPGFAGLMDVDSGDVCLYGNDVDMDDIIWMGPQPSVKDLAASVGVTCSAPFGKLAGALKEAISHGRKIHFLPPYRYHNMLLLEDLLGIHHSLIKNYSSLELIKAVVALRSVKEACEIEQINLACNIGYEMHVAAMKHALPGQKEQYIAGLIEGIAASYGSMVSFPVILSQNGETLHNHDHSKTLTVGRMMLTDAGAENNMCYCSDFTRTVPVGGRFDQRQKDVYNIVLDCNNKAMEIARPGVTYQYVHLEVCKVLAQGLKDLGLMKGDVNAAVAAGTHALFMPHGLGHMMGLDVHDMEDLGQIYVGYDDETRPIDQFGTSSLRMGRKLQPGFVVTDEPGCYFIPALIDQWKEQGLHKDFLVYDKIETYKDFGGIRLEDDILITENGCKCMGDHRAPITVEEVENTING
- a CDS encoding FecR family protein; the protein is MEKDILSKLEVARLIALQRLGILPKSEERRLSAWVERDEKNKAFYEQLRQKSFDENATSPSTAEGWNLFEKKYRTGGKAPRPFQRTLYRMVASAAVLVLAITGTYYYLTQPNEEIISSPQPVSAVQLVLENGNKITLDDPQSFVLALNNNVALHAEKQKIDYATTKKETVEIDEIYHTIIVPKYGEYTVRLSDNTTVKLNSESTLTYPVQFKGKERKIRLTGEAYLEVTPNTTRHFIVEAAGTTVTVLGTTFNVNTSAPDGNVATTLVNGKVEVGNGLTTTIISPGLQAVTTSGNARIDVRKVDTNVVTAWVRDMFYFDEKPLGEIMQELSHWYEFNVVFEKESLKQRKFTIETSRYENIDQVLKLIEETHVVTCRKEGKTIYIQ
- a CDS encoding SusC/RagA family TonB-linked outer membrane protein, translating into MKLSSLLMLLFCMNLSARIHAQEAKFSVVVENSNIREIIRIIKQQSDYTFVYNVEELDHIGSITMNVKDSDVRTILDACLKNSGYTYSILDKVIVIRKAELQQQEQIKKIRGTVTDKKKAPLPGVTVLIKGTSIGVATDMNGKFEMIQPKDSNIVLIISFIGMKTITIPYKGQDLTVVMEEDSQKMDEVVVTGYQVVDRRKNTSAVTSVKMEDIMIPGASSVDQMLQGQIPDMMFMSNSGEVGVVPKLRIRGTSTLIGNREPLWVVDGIIIQDPVEISPEELNDPDYINRIGNAIAGLNPQDIDRIDVLKDAAATALYGTKAANGVIVITTKKGHVGRPVVTYSMNMTLRQRPSYNDRSVNVMNSQERMRFSRELVAQHYQFPKDMSMVGYEGLITKLYNHEIDIQQFDQEVAKLETVNTDWFDLLTRNSLSHQHTISISGGSEEARYYASIGYNRDNDVIGDDNNERYTAALNLDANLTPWLTASLSMNGNVSSRNYYQNELAPMQYAYKTTRALPAFDEKGEYYFYQRKYNNYTYYNFNILNELENSSYGQEGSALTVNANLQFKFTNWLNANAIVSYSTSHTTIEGWWGEKSYHAALLRGSEYGVPLEPAEWDDYWEKWSGSAGYSELPYGGELSRQETNNNSYTVRLQLNANKYFGTEDRHNINASAGFELSSTRYKQYENVTRGYYKDRGMSFVNNINLDDYPAYKEWLASNVPSLSDQLTNTISAYASVSYSYFNYFTVNVNARIDGSNGFGDQSNDKLLPIWSASANWNISEHDWMQTSWIDFLRLKASFGYQGNMLSDQTPVMIILKKPLDSYFNENISKVERYPNPDLKWETTKSYNLGLELSLFKNKVQLEGSYYWKHTEDAFMTKTIASMNGVNGNSYVVNGGDVDNSGYSVAVTVSPINNKDVRWTLSTSFSKTFNKMQSDPDANEYELDNFLNGTALVKGKPIGTFYSYKFLGLSSVDGAPIFDDYVDNKEVLRGLSKYDTYTRVLEASGNREPTISGSLNTTVRWKNFRLSGSFAYSMGNKIRLFAMYSPKADATMNANEIRAENNVSKDYLRRWQKPGDELHTDIPAIISPGSDAYYKYYRHWSDMGSYSDIQPIANSVWNMYDYGNHRVVSGNYLKCSNLSLTYEFGEHILNKLHMSRLALTLSGANLFTICSSRLKGQTPTQSGFATIQLSDRPNYSLGLTISF